A single Providencia manganoxydans DNA region contains:
- a CDS encoding helix-turn-helix transcriptional regulator: MQNDYDVTNRRIKKMIINKGNPHSIIEQPTKGLIIIERGTLVWESPTAIETLNTGDILYHKQGSYALQIPDNGSECEFLWVSLEDQFLREFINLYGSHLSEIERTDNTSHDVIRFTTSTIIDELKNSFKAIVNKEYPRLMVTLRISEFLLLLSYSEQGSQLLSSLRQLSNRQAERLQNFMENNFLKEWKLTEFAKSFGMGLTTFKELFNNVYATSPRSWISEKRIMYAHQLLVNTQMSIVEISMEAGFSSQSYFTQSYRKRFGYTPSKSRTPSQ, from the coding sequence ATGCAAAATGATTATGATGTAACGAATCGGCGTATAAAAAAAATGATTATTAATAAAGGGAACCCACATTCAATTATTGAACAACCAACCAAAGGGCTGATAATTATTGAACGAGGCACGCTAGTATGGGAAAGCCCTACGGCAATAGAAACATTGAATACTGGTGATATTCTTTATCATAAACAGGGCTCTTATGCATTACAGATCCCTGATAATGGATCTGAATGTGAGTTTCTGTGGGTTTCATTAGAGGATCAGTTTTTACGTGAATTTATTAATCTCTATGGCAGCCATTTGAGTGAAATTGAACGTACCGATAATACTAGCCATGATGTGATTAGGTTTACAACGTCCACTATTATTGATGAATTGAAAAATAGTTTTAAAGCGATTGTTAATAAAGAATATCCACGCCTAATGGTAACATTGCGAATCTCTGAATTTTTGTTATTGCTGTCTTATAGCGAACAAGGTTCACAGCTATTGTCTAGTTTAAGGCAACTAAGTAATCGTCAAGCAGAACGTTTGCAAAATTTTATGGAGAATAATTTTTTAAAAGAATGGAAACTGACTGAGTTTGCAAAATCATTCGGTATGGGGTTAACGACTTTTAAAGAATTATTTAATAACGTTTATGCCACTTCACCACGTTCATGGATCAGCGAGAAAAGAATTATGTATGCACATCAATTATTGGTAAATACTCAGATGAGCATTGTCGAGATTTCAATGGAAGCGGGTTTTTCAAGCCAATCTTATTTTACACAAAGCTATCGTAAACGTTTTGGTTACACGCCGAGCAAATCGCGCACGCCATCTCAATAA